One genomic window of Candidatus Nanohalobium constans includes the following:
- a CDS encoding NUDIX hydrolase, translating into MNFGSFIKSYPEKYLGKLFSKIFWPPPTVAVLAHGENDDVLALELDGSYRLPGGFMDEDEDLKEAARREVKEETGFEVEITQLLDVEQNGSGGPEIFFEAEVVRGDKDGSWEGKPEFIDKEEIKEKVWELKHSHIHEYLFPDD; encoded by the coding sequence ATGAATTTCGGTTCCTTCATCAAATCTTACCCTGAGAAATATCTAGGGAAACTGTTTTCGAAGATTTTTTGGCCTCCACCAACTGTTGCAGTACTGGCTCATGGTGAAAACGATGATGTTCTTGCTTTAGAATTGGATGGAAGTTACCGTCTTCCAGGAGGCTTCATGGACGAAGATGAGGATTTGAAAGAAGCAGCCAGAAGAGAAGTTAAGGAGGAAACCGGTTTCGAAGTAGAGATTACACAATTACTGGATGTTGAACAGAACGGAAGCGGAGGACCGGAAATATTCTTTGAAGCAGAAGTAGTTAGAGGAGATAAAGATGGGTCTTGGGAAGGAAAACCTGAATTCATCGATAAAGAAGAGATTAAAGAAAAAGTGTGGGAATTAAAACACTCACATATCCATGAGTATCTTTTCCCAGATGACTAG
- a CDS encoding thioredoxin domain-containing protein yields MTEEGLTLEFTAKQAAIFSLAAGLVVGGLGGFAAGTMAAPNQDKTGTENLDPNPGDEAEASTGQTPEETFRQISNDLELDTDKVMQCYQESDNEEALEDRNTAAQKLGGFGTPTFFVGNQEKGFVKITGAQPLSRFEQAFKTVRSDSPGNLTTLDGIELEGEPSKGDENASIKVVEYNEFGCPFCAEWQGIDASGRTPIDKMNIASNLESQYIDTGEVEFISKDYPVPQLHPNGPMAHQAANCVYEHEQDSYWDFHDELFERRDQWMAG; encoded by the coding sequence ATGACTGAAGAAGGTTTAACACTTGAATTTACTGCAAAGCAGGCTGCGATTTTCTCTCTCGCAGCAGGTCTTGTAGTTGGCGGTCTAGGAGGGTTCGCTGCAGGAACAATGGCGGCACCTAACCAAGATAAGACTGGGACTGAGAACTTAGATCCTAACCCTGGTGATGAGGCAGAAGCTTCAACCGGTCAGACTCCAGAGGAAACATTCCGTCAAATCTCCAACGATCTAGAGCTCGATACGGATAAGGTGATGCAGTGTTACCAGGAATCAGATAACGAGGAAGCCTTGGAAGATAGAAATACTGCAGCTCAAAAATTGGGCGGCTTTGGAACTCCAACATTCTTCGTAGGGAACCAGGAGAAAGGTTTCGTCAAGATTACGGGTGCACAGCCGCTTTCAAGATTTGAACAAGCATTCAAAACAGTCAGAAGCGATAGTCCCGGAAATTTGACAACTTTAGATGGAATTGAGCTTGAAGGCGAGCCGAGCAAAGGCGATGAGAACGCATCGATCAAAGTCGTAGAATACAACGAGTTTGGTTGTCCGTTCTGCGCTGAATGGCAGGGAATAGATGCCTCAGGCAGAACTCCTATCGACAAGATGAACATCGCAAGTAATCTTGAAAGCCAGTACATTGACACTGGCGAAGTAGAGTTCATCTCGAAGGACTATCCTGTCCCACAATTACATCCGAACGGACCTATGGCTCACCAGGCAGCGAACTGTGTATATGAGCATGAGCAGGATAGTTATTGGGATTTCCATGACGAACTCTTTGAAAGAAGAGATCAATGGATGGCAGGATAA
- a CDS encoding winged helix-turn-helix transcriptional regulator, which yields MSKKQGSIPVWCKSEEWCALKSTSKILGHKWVPVITYHIHDNEEIRFSEIKKEVGGITNKTLSNNLDRMEEQGIINRNVEDDKPVKITYDLTEFGEKLIPLVEEMISWGQDNLREGNKDEAWVK from the coding sequence ATGTCTAAAAAACAGGGCAGTATCCCTGTCTGGTGTAAAAGTGAGGAGTGGTGTGCGTTGAAATCTACTTCAAAGATTCTCGGTCACAAGTGGGTTCCTGTCATCACATACCACATTCATGATAACGAAGAAATTCGCTTCTCAGAGATAAAGAAAGAAGTGGGTGGCATAACCAACAAGACCCTAAGCAACAACCTGGACAGAATGGAGGAACAAGGCATAATCAACAGAAATGTAGAGGACGACAAGCCTGTGAAGATCACATATGACCTAACAGAGTTCGGAGAAAAACTGATCCCTCTCGTTGAAGAAATGATCTCCTGGGGACAAGACAACCTAAGAGAAGGAAATAAAGATGAAGCATGGGTGAAATAA
- a CDS encoding OsmC family protein yields MKSKVHAESKNQTKVEVNVRGYSFEIDEPEAEGGTGSAPNPVEYELGALTGCLNVVAHLVAKEKGVELESLEIDASGELNPAKFQGKETDERAGFQEIELNIKAEADTDDETLREIFEEAEKRCPVRDNINHETPVELNINT; encoded by the coding sequence ATGAAGTCCAAAGTACACGCAGAATCAAAGAACCAGACAAAGGTAGAAGTAAATGTCAGAGGATACAGTTTTGAGATAGACGAACCAGAGGCAGAAGGTGGAACCGGTTCCGCTCCAAATCCTGTAGAGTATGAACTCGGAGCACTTACAGGCTGTCTCAACGTTGTAGCGCATCTGGTCGCAAAAGAGAAAGGGGTTGAACTTGAATCACTTGAGATAGATGCCTCCGGAGAACTCAATCCAGCAAAATTCCAGGGAAAGGAAACAGATGAAAGAGCAGGCTTCCAGGAAATCGAACTCAACATAAAGGCAGAAGCTGACACCGACGACGAAACACTGAGAGAAATCTTCGAAGAAGCAGAGAAAAGATGCCCTGTCAGAGACAACATCAACCACGAAACACCGGTAGAACTCAACATAAACACCTGA